Genomic window (Paenibacillus sp. 37):
TGTTCGGATCTCCTTCTCTGTATGTATAGGATGTTGAAGAAGCTAGTGATAGTCTTATCATACTATAATTGGAAACATTTTCAGAGTGTTATATTGGTGTCAGATTGTTAGGGGCGATCAGTTATCTTATGTATGGTCTAACATATCCCGCTGTGACGGGCTAAATCGGATATGCATGTGAGTTTTGACAAGCTCTATTCGCTATTGTTACTCTTTGTAGAGGAGTGTTACTTTACTATAAAAAATAGATAGATTCATGGAGGGAAAGCATGACGGAGTGGATCACGCAATTTATACTTTTTTTCAAAGATTTGTCATATGCAGGTCTCGTTATTGCCTTGTCGTTTGAATTCGTACCCGCTGAACTCGTGCTGCCCATGGCGGGATATTGGGTGTACCTTGGAGATATGAAGCTGTGGCTGGCTATACTGGCGGGTACCGTAGGCGGAACGTTTGGACCTCTGACATTATATGCCCTGGGACGTTACGGCGGCAGACCGATGGTTGAAAAATACGGCAAGTATTTCTTGATTCGCCCCCACCATCTGGACGCTTCCGATACATTCTTCGAGAAATATGGCAGCGGGGTCGCTTTCTATGGACGTTTTGTCCCCGGCATTCGGACTGTCATCTCCATCCCTTGTGGAATGGCGAAGATGAATGTGTTCAAATTCAGTCTCTTTACATTCTTGGCCATGCTTCCAATTACCTCATTGTACATCTACTTAGGCTTCAAATTAGGCTCTCAATGGGAACATGTGGATGAGATTGTTAAACCTTATATCGTTCCGGCAGCGGTGATATTCTTAGGAGCTTTTGGATTGTACGTGCTTTTGAAACGTTGGAAAAGAAGAACGGCTTTGAACAAGTCATAGGTTTGCTGAAGTAAGGTAATGAGACGGACAAATTTGAGGTTGAGTTTAGTACTCATTCACTTGTGAGAATAGATATAAGCCCCGCTGATTGTGAAGATCAGTAGGGCTTTTGTTTTAAAAAAAGAAAAATCGGCTAAATACGGACTTCTTTTTTTGCCATTGAAGACTTAAAGTATTAATTTTAGCAACCTGCTATATCGAGGTCACGAAAGTAGGTCTCACGTATTCTTCTTTCATTCGAAAGCAAAACACCTTGAATCGAGCCGAGGCCACTGAAAAAGTCCTCATTTAGAAAAAGGTACAGTTCTTCAAGAAAATTGAAGGGGCTGTATCTTTTTTTGTCGTATAATTGGGT
Coding sequences:
- a CDS encoding DedA family protein — its product is MTEWITQFILFFKDLSYAGLVIALSFEFVPAELVLPMAGYWVYLGDMKLWLAILAGTVGGTFGPLTLYALGRYGGRPMVEKYGKYFLIRPHHLDASDTFFEKYGSGVAFYGRFVPGIRTVISIPCGMAKMNVFKFSLFTFLAMLPITSLYIYLGFKLGSQWEHVDEIVKPYIVPAAVIFLGAFGLYVLLKRWKRRTALNKS